The following are encoded in a window of Dioscorea cayenensis subsp. rotundata cultivar TDr96_F1 chromosome 16, TDr96_F1_v2_PseudoChromosome.rev07_lg8_w22 25.fasta, whole genome shotgun sequence genomic DNA:
- the LOC120278961 gene encoding LOW QUALITY PROTEIN: expansin-A16-like (The sequence of the model RefSeq protein was modified relative to this genomic sequence to represent the inferred CDS: deleted 1 base in 1 codon), producing the protein MGLSHQQATATFSSLFFFFFFFFFYLFMLVIASGLTSSSSSSRQLEWRSGTATYSKDTAASILTGGACGYGDVIESGFGKMSTGVSGALFDKGKACGACYEVRCVDDIRWCLLGSPSIVVTVTDFCAPNYGLPSDFGGWCNFPRDHFDMSPLSFSSIARIKADIVPVQFRRVKCGRSGGVRFRVTGSSYFFQVLISNVGLDGELVAVKVKGSRTAWITMARNWGQNWQCNAELRGQPLSFELTISSGSTLTSFSVAPSHWQYGQSFEGNQFEEDY; encoded by the exons ATGGGCCTTTCTCACCAGCAGGCAACGGCTACATTCTCCTccctattcttcttcttcttcttcttcttcttctacctcTTCATGTTGGTCATAGCATCAGGTTTGACCAgtagtagcagcagcagcagacaGTTGGAGTGGAGGTCTGGCACAGCCACCTACTCCAAAGACACAGCTGCCTCCATCCTCACTG GTGGAGCTTGTGGTTATGGAGATGTAATAGAGTCTGGGTTTGGGAAGATGAGCACCGGAGTGAGCGGTGCTTTGTTCGACAAGGGAAAAGCCTGCGGTGCGTGCTACGAGGTCCGTTGCGTGGATGACATCCGGTGGTGCCTGCTGGGCAGCCCTTCTATTGTGGTCACTGTCACTGACTTCTGTGCTCCCAACTATGGCCTTCCTAGTGACTTTGGTGGCTGGTGTAACTTCCCCAGAGACCATTTTGACATGTCccctctt tctttctcttctattGCTCGCATTAAGGCTGACATTGTCCCTGTCCAGTTTAGGCG GGTCAAGTGTGGGAGGAGTGGGGGAGTGAGGTTTAGAGTGACGGGGAGCTCGTACTTCTTCCAGGTTCTGATCAGCAACGTTGGTTTGGATGGGGAGTTGGTGGCCGTTAAGGTCAAAGGTTCAAGGACAGCATGGATCACCATGGCTCGGAACTGGGGCCAGAACTGGCAATGCAATGCGGAGCTTAGAGGCCAGCCTCTCTCCTTCGAGCTCACCATCAGCAGTGGATCAACCTTGACTTCCTTCAGCGTTGCCCCTTCGCATTGGCAATATGGACAAAGTTTTGAAGGAAACCAGTTTGAAGAAGACTATTAA